One part of the Phacochoerus africanus isolate WHEZ1 chromosome 7, ROS_Pafr_v1, whole genome shotgun sequence genome encodes these proteins:
- the PTHLH gene encoding parathyroid hormone-related protein, with product MLWRLVQQWSVAVFLLSYSVPSCGRSVEELGRRLKRAVSEHQLLHDKGKSIQDLRRRFFLHHLIAEIHTAEIRATSEVSPNSKPAPNTKNHPVRFGSDDEGRYLTQETNKVETYKEQPLKTPGKKKKGKPGKRKEQEKKKRRTRSAWLNCSMAGSGLEVDHVSDDSETSLELNSRRH from the exons ATGCTGTGGAGGCTGGTTCAGCAGTGGAGCGTCGCGGTGTTCCTGCTGAGCTATTCGGTGCCCTCCTGCGGGCGCTCGGTGGAGGAGCTCGGCCGCCGACT CAAAAGAGCCGTGTCTGAACACCAGCTCCTCCATGACAAGGGGAAGTCCATCCAAGATTTACGGCGACGATTCTTCCTTCACCACCTGATCGCAGAAATCCACACAGCTGAAATCAGAGCTACCTCGGAGGTTTCCCCCAACTCCAAGCCTGCTCCCAACACCAAGAACCACCCTGTCCGATTTGGGTCTGACGATGAGGGCAGATACCTGACTCAGGAAACCAACAAGGTGGAGACGTACAAAGAGCAGCCACTGAAGACAccgggcaagaaaaagaaaggcaaacctGGGAAACGCAAGgagcaggaaaagaagaaacgGCGAACTCGATCGGCCTGGCTGAACTGCAGCATGGCCGGGAGTGGGCTGGAAGTGGACCACGTGTCTGATGACTCGGAGACCTCACTGGAGCTCAATTCAAG